Proteins encoded together in one Nostoc sp. PCC 7524 window:
- the larB gene encoding nickel pincer cofactor biosynthesis protein LarB gives MTQPETLRSLLESVANGKVSPDMALDSLKDLAYEPVGEFAKIDHHRHLRTGFPEVIWGPGKTPEQIWQIMEVMRQRNPVVMATRIEPATYTVLQSKVRGLRYYELARICAIAPLHIEPQFTGLIGILSAGTADLPVAEEAAITAELSGFRVQRLWDVGVAGIHRLLSNRHLIESASVLIVVAGMEGALPSVVAGLADCPVIAVPTSVGYGASFGGLAPLLTMLNSCAAGVGVVNIDNGFGAAVLAGQILRTAEKLRMASVNS, from the coding sequence GTGACTCAACCTGAAACTTTGCGATCGCTCCTAGAGTCCGTCGCCAATGGTAAAGTAAGCCCAGATATGGCCTTAGACTCACTCAAAGACTTAGCCTATGAACCTGTGGGTGAGTTTGCCAAAATTGATCATCATCGTCATTTAAGAACTGGTTTCCCGGAAGTAATTTGGGGGCCTGGTAAGACTCCTGAGCAAATTTGGCAAATTATGGAGGTGATGCGTCAGCGTAACCCGGTAGTCATGGCAACCAGGATTGAACCAGCAACCTACACTGTACTGCAATCTAAGGTCAGAGGTTTACGTTACTACGAGTTGGCACGTATTTGTGCCATTGCTCCCCTACACATCGAACCACAGTTTACAGGGTTAATTGGTATTCTCTCGGCTGGTACTGCTGACTTACCCGTTGCGGAAGAGGCTGCTATCACGGCTGAACTTTCTGGTTTTCGGGTGCAGCGTCTTTGGGATGTAGGCGTTGCTGGTATTCACCGTTTACTGAGTAACCGCCATCTCATTGAGTCAGCATCAGTATTAATTGTTGTCGCTGGCATGGAAGGCGCTTTACCTAGCGTTGTGGCAGGTTTGGCAGATTGTCCCGTAATTGCCGTACCTACGAGTGTGGGTTATGGTGCGAGTTTTGGCGGATTAGCACCACTATTAACAATGCTCAATTCCTGTGCTGCGGGAGTGGGAGTAGTGAATATTGATAACGGTTTTGGTGCAGCTGTGTTAGCAGGGCAAATTTTGCGAACTGCCGAGAAATTACGGATGGCATCGGTTAATTCTTGA
- the argH gene encoding argininosuccinate lyase encodes MTEKQTWSQRFESALHPAIALFNASIGFDIELIEYDLTGSQAHAQMLAHTGIISPEEGEKLVAGLEQIRHEYRGGKFNPGVDAEDVHFAVERRLTEIVGDVGKKLHTARSRNDQVGTDTRLYLRDQIQQIQNQLREFQRVLLNIAQENIETLIPGYTHLQRAQPLSLAHHLLAYFQMAQRDWERLGDVYRRVNISPLGCGALAGTTFPIDRHYTAKLLHFDSIYANSLDGVSDRDFAVEFLCAASLIMVHLSRLSEEMILWASEEFRFITLKDSCATGSSIMPQKKNPDVPELVRGKTGRVFGHLQAMLVIMKGLPLAYNKDLQEDKEGLFDTVNTVKACLEAMTILLREGLEFRTQRLAEAVTEDFSNATDVADYLAARGVPFREAYNLVGKVVKTSIAAGKLLKDLTLEEWQQLHPAFAEDIYEAISPRTVVAARNSYGGTGFAQVKTALIAAHNQIAEC; translated from the coding sequence ATGACCGAAAAACAAACTTGGAGTCAGAGGTTTGAATCAGCATTACATCCAGCGATCGCTCTTTTTAATGCCAGTATAGGATTTGACATAGAATTAATCGAATACGACCTCACCGGCTCCCAAGCTCATGCTCAAATGTTGGCGCATACAGGGATTATTTCCCCAGAGGAAGGGGAAAAACTGGTAGCAGGTTTAGAGCAAATCCGCCATGAATATCGCGGAGGTAAATTTAATCCCGGTGTGGATGCCGAAGACGTACACTTTGCTGTGGAACGGCGGTTAACAGAAATTGTCGGTGATGTGGGGAAAAAACTACACACGGCGCGATCGCGTAATGACCAAGTAGGTACAGATACCAGACTTTACTTACGTGACCAAATTCAACAAATTCAAAACCAGTTACGGGAATTTCAACGTGTTTTACTAAACATCGCCCAAGAAAATATAGAAACTCTCATTCCTGGTTATACCCACCTCCAACGCGCTCAACCCCTAAGTCTAGCTCATCACCTCTTGGCTTATTTCCAGATGGCACAACGAGACTGGGAACGCTTAGGAGATGTTTATCGCCGGGTAAATATTTCTCCTTTGGGGTGTGGTGCTTTAGCGGGTACGACTTTCCCCATCGACCGCCATTACACTGCCAAACTATTGCATTTTGATAGTATTTATGCTAATAGCCTTGATGGTGTGAGCGATCGCGACTTTGCCGTAGAATTTTTGTGTGCGGCTAGTCTCATCATGGTTCACCTCAGTCGTCTTTCTGAGGAAATGATTCTGTGGGCATCGGAAGAGTTTCGGTTTATCACGCTCAAAGATAGCTGTGCCACAGGTTCCAGCATCATGCCCCAAAAGAAAAATCCCGATGTACCAGAATTAGTACGGGGTAAAACTGGGCGAGTCTTCGGTCATCTCCAAGCAATGCTAGTGATCATGAAGGGATTACCCCTAGCCTATAACAAGGACTTACAAGAAGACAAAGAAGGTCTATTTGATACTGTTAATACTGTGAAAGCTTGCCTAGAAGCAATGACAATTTTGTTACGAGAAGGGTTAGAATTTCGGACTCAGCGTTTAGCAGAAGCCGTCACAGAAGACTTTTCTAATGCTACCGATGTCGCAGATTATTTAGCGGCAAGGGGTGTTCCCTTTCGAGAAGCTTATAATCTTGTCGGTAAAGTCGTCAAAACTAGCATTGCCGCAGGTAAACTCTTAAAAGATTTAACCCTAGAAGAGTGGCAACAACTACATCCAGCATTTGCAGAGGATATTTATGAAGCTATATCCCCGCGTACAGTCGTAGCAGCCCGCAACAGTTACGGCGGTACTGGCTTTGCTCAAGTTAAAACAGCACTAATAGCAGCCCACAATCAAATTGCTGAGTGCTGA
- a CDS encoding NUDIX hydrolase — protein MKVPAFFAAPLQSTLNLWRIGKTVMGIIFRHPITGTSIIPILPDGRIVLIRRRDDGLWALPGGMVDWGEDIPSTVCRELVEETGLELIKIRRLVGVYSAPNRDPRIHSICVVVEAEVQGSMEIQDKLEVMEIQAFPIDALPKEPMSHDHSRQLRDYLSGLTTLA, from the coding sequence TTGAAAGTTCCTGCTTTTTTTGCGGCTCCTCTCCAATCTACGCTTAACTTGTGGCGTATTGGAAAAACTGTAATGGGTATAATTTTTCGTCATCCCATTACTGGAACAAGTATCATACCGATATTACCCGATGGACGAATTGTACTGATTCGGCGGCGTGATGATGGTCTTTGGGCCTTGCCTGGGGGTATGGTGGACTGGGGAGAAGATATCCCTAGTACAGTCTGCCGTGAGTTAGTCGAGGAAACTGGACTAGAGTTAATCAAGATTAGGCGTTTGGTTGGGGTTTACTCTGCTCCAAATCGCGATCCTAGAATTCACTCGATTTGTGTGGTGGTGGAAGCAGAAGTACAGGGAAGTATGGAAATTCAGGATAAATTAGAAGTCATGGAAATCCAAGCATTCCCTATTGATGCCTTACCTAAAGAGCCAATGTCTCATGATCACTCTCGTCAGCTACGAGACTATTTGAGCGGTTTGACAACACTAGCTTGA
- a CDS encoding alpha/beta fold hydrolase has protein sequence MDTLLRNARRKLSQGLLFWREAGEGIPIVFLHGNWHDSGQWVAVMESLYPNFHCFAPDLLGFGESDHPNIHYSIDVQVECMAEFLQALKLEKVNLVGHSLGGWIAASYALKYGQQVDKLVLVAPEGVKISGQEAYWQKMQQLLKRSPLFFKIMRSLRFLTKIFRLDEKIEQDWQLRQMVLQYPTACQLLFQRQQPELEAELLQSRLSDLAIPVLIVQGGKDAPDTLARSQAYSKLIEQVELKIIAHAGNDLPTSCVGVMAGDIRDFILGNK, from the coding sequence ATGGATACGCTGTTACGTAACGCCCGGAGAAAACTATCTCAAGGGCTATTATTCTGGCGAGAAGCTGGTGAAGGGATTCCTATAGTTTTTTTACATGGCAATTGGCATGATAGCGGCCAATGGGTAGCTGTCATGGAGTCGCTTTATCCAAACTTTCATTGTTTTGCTCCAGATTTATTAGGGTTTGGAGAATCTGATCATCCCAACATCCATTACTCTATTGATGTGCAAGTAGAGTGTATGGCTGAGTTTTTGCAAGCTTTGAAATTAGAAAAGGTAAACTTAGTTGGTCATTCCCTTGGGGGTTGGATTGCGGCTAGTTATGCCTTAAAGTATGGACAGCAAGTTGATAAGTTAGTCCTAGTAGCACCAGAGGGTGTAAAAATTTCAGGACAAGAAGCTTATTGGCAGAAAATGCAGCAGTTATTGAAGCGATCGCCACTCTTTTTTAAGATAATGCGATCGCTACGGTTTTTGACTAAAATTTTTCGTCTAGACGAAAAAATAGAACAAGATTGGCAACTACGGCAAATGGTGTTGCAATACCCTACAGCTTGCCAATTATTATTTCAACGACAGCAACCAGAACTGGAAGCAGAATTATTACAGAGTCGATTATCTGACCTAGCAATTCCTGTGTTAATTGTGCAAGGTGGAAAAGATGCTCCTGATACCTTAGCTAGAAGTCAAGCTTATAGTAAACTAATTGAGCAAGTAGAGTTAAAAATAATTGCTCACGCTGGTAATGATTTACCAACATCTTGTGTTGGTGTTATGGCTGGAGATATTCGAGATTTTATTTTGGGAAATAAATAA
- a CDS encoding phosphate/phosphite/phosphonate ABC transporter substrate-binding protein, whose product MSVSKKGLLGAGAAFMALTGLAVSTFGAMQATTANSIYNQQAPRLLALRQKRLTVVFPSRSDSTDLQNKANAVASFLSKELGISVKAQIGDDTAAVEALRANRADVAFLSSRPALKAEQLANARLHLAEVRDNYSGRFTYNSVFVVPKDSPLQTKSNAKVTLEQLRGKRMAFTSPTSGSGFIFPVSELVKQGFVPNRDRMDGFFGQITYGGNYSKALQAVVRGQADVAVVSEYALFPPYINAEEKSKLRILHKISGVPAHGIAIDDDVYAPDRERIINALLKLNQPQNNQLLRGLYNSTELVRVDHSRHLAPVRDALQRVGIEP is encoded by the coding sequence ATGAGTGTGAGCAAGAAGGGCTTGTTGGGTGCTGGTGCGGCATTCATGGCGTTAACGGGTTTAGCAGTTAGCACTTTTGGTGCAATGCAGGCGACTACTGCTAATTCAATTTATAATCAACAAGCACCACGCTTACTAGCTCTAAGGCAAAAGCGATTAACAGTAGTTTTTCCTAGCCGTTCAGATTCTACAGACTTGCAAAATAAAGCTAATGCTGTAGCATCATTTTTGTCCAAAGAATTAGGAATTTCTGTGAAAGCGCAGATAGGTGATGATACGGCGGCGGTAGAAGCTTTGAGAGCGAATCGAGCTGATGTAGCTTTCCTCAGCAGCCGTCCGGCACTGAAAGCCGAACAATTGGCAAATGCTCGCTTGCACTTAGCAGAAGTTCGCGACAACTACTCCGGTAGATTCACGTATAACTCAGTATTTGTGGTTCCCAAAGATAGCCCTCTCCAAACCAAGAGTAATGCCAAAGTCACCCTAGAGCAATTACGGGGTAAGAGAATGGCATTTACTTCTCCCACTTCTGGCTCAGGGTTTATTTTCCCAGTCAGTGAGTTGGTGAAGCAGGGATTTGTTCCCAATCGCGATCGCATGGATGGTTTCTTCGGCCAAATTACTTACGGTGGTAACTACAGCAAAGCTTTACAAGCTGTTGTGCGGGGTCAGGCTGATGTGGCTGTAGTATCAGAATATGCACTCTTCCCTCCTTACATTAACGCAGAAGAAAAAAGCAAGTTACGCATACTGCACAAAATTTCTGGTGTACCTGCTCACGGTATCGCTATTGATGATGATGTGTATGCACCAGATAGGGAAAGAATCATCAATGCTCTATTGAAGTTAAATCAGCCCCAAAATAATCAATTGCTACGAGGTTTGTACAATTCTACAGAATTGGTGAGAGTTGATCATTCTCGTCATTTAGCACCAGTGCGCGATGCTCTCCAACGTGTTGGCATTGAACCATAG
- a CDS encoding phosphonate ABC transporter ATP-binding protein, with the protein MSDCVIDCYNLETAYADSLHRPILNGINCQIKQGEFVVLLGLNGAGKSTLLRSLVGLVPLAGGEIRINDLELTPATLAKVRRDVGMLFQGGGLIPQLSAIDNVLCGRLGVRSTWETLFGFPKRDRLLALELLEQLGLRELAYQKTSQLSGGQQQRVAIARALIQSPQILLADEPITGLDVIACQQVMDTLSELHTQHGMTIVTVLHDLGIAAKYAQRAIVLDAGRIVYDGVCDNLQEKFTQVST; encoded by the coding sequence ATGAGTGATTGTGTAATAGATTGTTACAACCTAGAGACGGCTTATGCTGACTCTTTGCATCGTCCTATCCTCAACGGGATTAATTGCCAAATCAAACAGGGTGAGTTTGTTGTTTTATTAGGACTCAATGGTGCAGGTAAGTCTACTTTACTGCGATCGCTCGTGGGGTTAGTACCATTAGCAGGCGGAGAAATTCGCATCAATGATTTAGAGTTAACACCCGCTACATTGGCGAAAGTTCGCCGTGATGTGGGAATGTTGTTTCAAGGTGGCGGGTTAATCCCCCAGTTATCAGCTATTGATAATGTGTTGTGTGGACGACTGGGTGTCAGAAGCACTTGGGAAACGCTGTTTGGTTTTCCCAAACGCGATCGCCTATTAGCACTAGAGTTATTAGAACAATTGGGTTTAAGAGAGCTAGCCTACCAAAAAACTAGCCAACTCAGTGGAGGGCAGCAACAAAGAGTTGCGATCGCACGGGCGTTAATCCAATCACCGCAGATCCTCCTAGCTGATGAACCCATCACAGGTTTAGATGTCATTGCTTGCCAGCAAGTGATGGATACTTTATCAGAATTACATACCCAGCATGGGATGACGATCGTTACAGTGTTACATGATTTGGGTATAGCTGCCAAATATGCCCAACGAGCGATCGTTTTGGATGCAGGGCGCATTGTATATGATGGAGTTTGCGATAACTTGCAAGAAAAATTTACACAAGTTTCAACGTGA
- the phnE gene encoding phosphonate ABC transporter, permease protein PhnE has product MSYLLNSKLLRRYPWVTPLLILLILVIVYGWALRGLKLDFELLYSSWPYITDFISRLFPPDTAVIDIAVKALIETVQMSLWGTTIGAIVSVPIAIASANNVAPRWLQWLANLLQNTVRSVPSIILGLIFVAATGLGAPAGTLALGIYTIGYLAKFYQQAIESVDRRSLESLQVMGASKLQIAQYGILPQVLPLGLGYTLWMFEYNIRAASVLGVVGAGGIGFQLKSYIDGFEYNKATTMMLVLLVVVTVIDSFSSQLRRRLDSM; this is encoded by the coding sequence ATGAGTTATTTGTTGAATTCAAAACTCCTGCGTCGCTACCCTTGGGTGACTCCCTTACTCATTTTATTAATTCTAGTTATAGTTTATGGCTGGGCTTTGCGGGGTTTAAAGCTTGATTTTGAACTTCTGTACTCAAGCTGGCCTTACATTACAGATTTTATCTCACGGTTATTTCCCCCCGATACCGCAGTTATAGATATAGCAGTTAAGGCATTAATTGAAACTGTGCAGATGTCTTTATGGGGGACAACCATTGGTGCAATTGTTTCTGTACCGATTGCCATAGCTAGTGCCAATAATGTTGCCCCTCGTTGGCTGCAATGGTTGGCTAATTTGTTGCAAAATACAGTCCGTTCAGTCCCCTCAATTATTCTAGGCTTAATTTTTGTTGCAGCCACGGGTTTAGGCGCACCCGCAGGGACATTAGCCTTGGGAATTTATACTATTGGCTATCTAGCTAAGTTTTATCAACAAGCTATTGAGTCCGTTGACCGACGCTCTTTAGAATCTTTACAGGTGATGGGAGCATCTAAGTTACAAATTGCCCAATACGGTATTCTGCCGCAAGTCTTGCCCCTAGGGTTAGGCTACACCTTATGGATGTTTGAGTACAACATTCGTGCTGCCTCTGTTTTGGGTGTAGTGGGTGCTGGTGGTATTGGTTTTCAGTTGAAAAGTTATATTGATGGGTTTGAGTACAACAAAGCCACTACTATGATGCTAGTGCTGTTGGTGGTAGTTACGGTAATTGATAGTTTTAGCAGTCAACTGCGTCGCCGTCTCGATTCTATGTAG
- a CDS encoding (2Fe-2S) ferredoxin domain-containing protein, whose amino-acid sequence MGVHHSQEVSEFCLEGRFIDFVIKDGYKLKGLLLGTYEGECYVKLAKNLRYTFDWRLSPGTWLQVVGEKKYDAKSGKTTLKAERVMAGRESAVPPTQPKPSKTKATILMCQKSDCMKRGGKALCQALEAALSDRGLEDQVTIKGTGCMKNCKGGPNLVMPDKTRYSRIQADQVPALMNKHFANSNQEEPQPAIHHHSFAEAVAQVSRI is encoded by the coding sequence ATGGGTGTACACCACAGTCAAGAAGTATCTGAATTTTGCCTTGAGGGTAGATTTATCGATTTTGTTATTAAAGATGGTTATAAGCTCAAAGGCTTGTTACTAGGAACTTACGAAGGTGAATGTTACGTTAAACTAGCTAAAAATTTAAGGTATACCTTCGATTGGCGTTTATCACCTGGAACTTGGCTACAAGTCGTTGGAGAAAAAAAATACGATGCTAAGAGTGGTAAAACGACGCTGAAAGCTGAGCGAGTAATGGCTGGTAGGGAAAGTGCAGTTCCACCAACTCAGCCAAAACCCAGTAAGACTAAAGCCACAATATTGATGTGTCAAAAGTCTGATTGCATGAAACGTGGTGGTAAGGCTTTGTGTCAAGCGTTAGAAGCGGCGTTGAGCGATCGCGGTTTAGAAGACCAAGTTACTATTAAAGGTACTGGCTGCATGAAAAACTGCAAGGGTGGGCCGAATTTAGTTATGCCTGATAAAACCCGCTACAGTCGGATTCAAGCAGATCAAGTACCTGCATTAATGAATAAGCACTTTGCTAACAGCAACCAAGAAGAACCACAGCCAGCAATACATCATCACAGCTTTGCTGAAGCTGTTGCTCAAGTTTCTAGAATTTAA
- a CDS encoding Asr1405/Asl0597 family protein has product MKSFSSEIKSRYVVEVNWIDRWQVYQRLQELEIPCCCETNQPLSVEISSPTAAAQLWSVMRQFTASRQDLIWTLKSSWQTRYPHSDRG; this is encoded by the coding sequence TTGAAATCTTTTAGTTCAGAAATCAAAAGTCGGTACGTTGTAGAGGTGAATTGGATAGACCGATGGCAGGTTTATCAACGTCTGCAAGAGTTAGAAATTCCTTGTTGCTGTGAAACTAATCAGCCTTTGAGTGTGGAAATTAGCAGTCCTACGGCCGCAGCGCAACTGTGGAGTGTGATGCGACAATTCACAGCTTCTCGCCAAGATTTAATTTGGACTCTCAAATCTAGTTGGCAAACTCGCTACCCACATTCCGATAGAGGATAG
- a CDS encoding Dps family protein — translation MADTQTLLQNFGQVYDNPVLLDRSVTAPVTEGLNVVLSSFQALYLQYQKHHFVVEGAEFYSLHEFFNDSYQEIQDHVHEIGERLNGLGGVPAASFSKLAELTCFEQEADGVYSSRKMLENDLAAEQAIINVIRRQAAQAESLGDRGTRYMYEKILLKTEERAYHIAHFLAKDSLTLGFVQPAQN, via the coding sequence ATGGCTGATACACAAACTCTATTACAAAATTTTGGTCAGGTTTACGACAATCCTGTATTACTAGATCGCAGTGTAACTGCTCCAGTTACTGAAGGACTTAACGTTGTTCTATCTAGCTTTCAGGCGCTGTACTTGCAGTACCAAAAACATCATTTTGTCGTTGAAGGTGCAGAATTTTACTCACTGCACGAATTTTTCAATGATAGCTATCAAGAAATTCAAGACCACGTACATGAAATTGGCGAACGCTTAAATGGATTAGGTGGTGTACCAGCTGCTTCTTTTAGCAAGTTGGCAGAACTCACTTGTTTTGAACAAGAAGCTGATGGTGTCTATTCCAGCCGCAAGATGCTAGAAAATGACCTAGCAGCAGAACAGGCAATCATCAACGTTATCCGCCGCCAAGCTGCTCAGGCTGAGAGTTTGGGAGATCGTGGTACACGCTATATGTACGAAAAGATTCTGTTAAAAACCGAGGAAAGAGCTTATCATATAGCTCACTTCTTGGCTAAAGATAGCTTAACTTTGGGTTTTGTTCAACCTGCTCAAAATTAA